One window from the genome of Deinococcus aerolatus encodes:
- a CDS encoding carbohydrate kinase family protein, protein MSLPLIVSAGEALTDLVTAGGAAWTAHPGGAGWNVARACAALGVPSAFAGAVGRDNFGDDLLEASAGAGLDLRFLQRVDAPTLMAVVYSASPPAYRFLGENSADLHFDPTQLPDGWLGAARWLHVGGISLSRWPLADTLLSLVREARAAGVKVSFDPNARLTHRHPEYPAVMERVARQADLLKFSDEDLAFFFPSTPEAGAMQTLRGWNPRAPIVITRGAVGASLYHAAGRADLPAFPVQVADTVGAGDALCAGLLVSATERPQALWTDHLALGLKAAAAACAHAGAYAPTRADLAALEKG, encoded by the coding sequence ATGTCCCTGCCCCTGATCGTAAGTGCCGGAGAAGCCCTGACCGACCTCGTGACCGCCGGGGGAGCCGCCTGGACGGCCCATCCGGGCGGGGCCGGCTGGAACGTGGCGCGGGCCTGCGCCGCCCTGGGTGTGCCCAGCGCCTTTGCCGGGGCGGTGGGCCGGGATAACTTCGGGGATGACCTGCTGGAGGCCTCTGCCGGGGCCGGACTGGACCTGCGCTTTCTGCAACGGGTGGACGCCCCCACGCTGATGGCGGTGGTGTACAGCGCCTCCCCGCCCGCGTACCGCTTTCTGGGCGAGAACAGCGCGGACCTGCACTTTGACCCGACCCAGCTGCCGGACGGCTGGCTGGGGGCCGCGAGGTGGCTGCACGTGGGCGGCATCAGCCTGAGCCGCTGGCCGCTGGCCGACACGCTGCTTTCTCTGGTGCGGGAAGCCCGCGCGGCAGGCGTGAAAGTCAGCTTCGATCCCAACGCCCGCCTCACCCACCGTCACCCGGAGTACCCAGCGGTCATGGAGCGGGTGGCGCGTCAGGCGGACCTGTTGAAGTTCAGCGACGAGGATCTGGCCTTTTTCTTCCCCAGCACCCCGGAGGCCGGGGCGATGCAGACACTGCGCGGCTGGAACCCGCGGGCGCCGATTGTGATCACGCGCGGCGCGGTGGGGGCCAGCCTGTACCACGCGGCGGGCCGGGCCGATCTGCCGGCCTTTCCGGTGCAGGTGGCCGACACCGTGGGCGCGGGCGACGCGCTGTGCGCCGGACTGCTGGTGTCGGCCACCGAACGCCCGCAGGCGCTGTGGACCGATCATCTGGCGCTGGGCCTGAAGGCCGCCGCCGCCGCCTGCGCCCACGCCGGGGCCTACGCGCCCACGCGGGCCGATCTGGCGGCGCTGGAAAAGGGCTGA
- a CDS encoding GNAT family N-acetyltransferase — protein MPSPAPKVDRNLLLAAYDAQLREGAEMTGTDNVDRAGPLWRGRSGSRGFVSYRSLDGLTGSVLDHLIAQTVAHYAADPQITSFEWKTRGHDAPADLPQRLIAHGLQADTPETVMVGEARCLTQPVPLPQGVTIRRIDHQPDPRPDVGRAVRAQELAFGRPFSVDALMRRIEGGQGRVELWVAETPQEVVCVGRLDVVPDSEFAGLWGGGTVPGWRGRGVYRALTAARARSALERGVRLLHSDSSEYSRPILERSGLLAVTTTTPYLWNR, from the coding sequence ATGCCCAGTCCCGCGCCCAAAGTCGACCGGAATCTTCTGCTGGCCGCCTACGACGCCCAGTTGCGCGAGGGGGCCGAGATGACCGGCACCGACAATGTGGACCGGGCCGGGCCGCTGTGGCGCGGCAGATCCGGAAGCCGGGGCTTCGTGTCGTACCGTTCGCTGGACGGCCTGACCGGGTCGGTGCTGGATCACCTGATCGCGCAGACCGTCGCCCACTACGCTGCCGACCCGCAGATCACCTCCTTCGAGTGGAAGACGCGGGGCCACGACGCGCCCGCCGACCTGCCGCAGCGCCTGATCGCGCACGGCTTGCAGGCGGACACCCCCGAGACGGTCATGGTGGGCGAGGCGCGGTGCCTGACCCAACCGGTTCCGCTTCCACAGGGGGTGACCATTCGCCGCATTGACCACCAGCCCGATCCGCGCCCGGACGTGGGGCGGGCGGTCCGCGCCCAGGAACTGGCCTTCGGGCGGCCTTTCAGCGTGGACGCCCTGATGCGGCGCATCGAGGGAGGCCAGGGCCGCGTGGAACTGTGGGTCGCTGAGACCCCACAGGAGGTGGTCTGCGTGGGCCGGCTGGACGTAGTGCCAGACAGCGAATTTGCTGGACTGTGGGGCGGCGGCACGGTGCCAGGGTGGCGGGGCCGGGGCGTGTACCGCGCCCTGACTGCGGCCCGCGCCCGCTCCGCCCTGGAGCGCGGCGTGCGCCTTCTGCACAGCGACTCCAGCGAATACTCCCGCCCGATTCTGGAGCGCAGCGGCCTGCTGGCCGTGACGACAACCACGCCGTACCTCTGGAACCGTTAG
- a CDS encoding metal ABC transporter ATP-binding protein, translating to MLGVEHLTVKYGSQVALEDASVRFEAGTFSAIIGPNGAGKSTLLRTLVGLLPDHNDAVRFDAGHTAQNCISYVPQQQTLDWGFPVTVWDVAMMGRTGRLGWLRWPGRADRERVAAALRETGVYELRHRHIGALSGGQRQRVLLARMLARDGHLLLLDEPLTGVDATTQEQLMALLRAQADRGRAVVMVTHDLEQARRWCDHLILINRRVVADGTPEQVYTPQNIEATFSTSFLGHTHAGA from the coding sequence GTGCTGGGCGTGGAACATCTCACCGTGAAGTACGGCTCTCAGGTTGCGCTGGAAGACGCCAGTGTGCGCTTCGAGGCCGGCACCTTCTCGGCCATCATCGGCCCCAACGGCGCGGGCAAGTCCACGCTGCTGCGGACGCTGGTGGGCCTGCTGCCGGACCACAACGACGCCGTGCGCTTCGATGCGGGGCACACCGCGCAGAACTGTATCTCCTACGTGCCGCAGCAGCAGACGCTGGACTGGGGTTTTCCGGTCACGGTCTGGGACGTGGCGATGATGGGCCGCACCGGGCGCCTGGGCTGGCTGCGCTGGCCGGGCCGGGCGGACCGCGAGCGGGTGGCGGCGGCGCTGAGGGAAACCGGCGTGTACGAGCTGCGTCACCGCCACATCGGTGCCCTGAGCGGGGGCCAGCGCCAGCGTGTGCTGCTGGCCCGCATGCTGGCGCGCGACGGCCACCTGTTACTGCTGGACGAACCGCTGACCGGTGTGGACGCCACGACGCAGGAACAGCTGATGGCCCTGTTGCGCGCCCAGGCTGATAGAGGCCGCGCCGTGGTGATGGTCACGCACGATCTGGAGCAGGCCCGGCGCTGGTGCGATCACCTGATCCTGATCAACCGGCGCGTGGTGGCCGACGGCACGCCCGAGCAGGTCTACACGCCGCAGAACATCGAGGCCACCTTCAGCACGTCGTTTCTGGGACACACGCATGCCGGGGCGTGA
- a CDS encoding metal ABC transporter permease, whose product MDFLTDPLQFDFFVRALLAVVLVSVLCALVGAWVVLRGLSYIGDAMSHAVLPGIVGAFLSGGSLLLGALVAAVLTALGIGVVGQRSGLKQDSAIGIVFVGMFALGIVMLSRVPTFTSDLSHFLIGNPLGVTTADLWGAAAVTLVVGAVLGAVQKELLLASFDPTEARAVGLPVRRLESLLLILIGLVVVLTVQLVGTTLSVSLLITSSAAARLLSRSLPRMIALAAALGTVGGVVGLYLSYYLDTATGATIVLVNTAVFLLVLLFRRRE is encoded by the coding sequence GTGGACTTCCTGACCGATCCCCTGCAATTTGATTTCTTCGTGCGGGCGCTGCTGGCCGTCGTGCTGGTCAGCGTGCTGTGTGCCCTGGTGGGCGCGTGGGTGGTGCTGCGCGGCCTGAGCTACATTGGGGACGCCATGAGTCACGCGGTGCTGCCGGGCATCGTGGGGGCCTTTCTGTCGGGCGGCAGCCTGCTGCTGGGGGCGCTGGTGGCCGCTGTGCTGACCGCGCTGGGCATCGGCGTGGTGGGCCAGCGCAGCGGCCTCAAGCAGGACAGCGCCATCGGCATCGTGTTCGTGGGCATGTTCGCGCTGGGCATCGTGATGCTCTCGCGGGTGCCCACCTTTACCTCGGACCTGAGCCACTTCTTAATCGGCAACCCGCTGGGCGTGACCACGGCGGACCTGTGGGGCGCGGCGGCAGTGACGCTGGTGGTGGGCGCCGTGTTGGGTGCGGTGCAAAAGGAACTGCTGCTGGCCTCCTTCGATCCCACCGAGGCGCGGGCGGTGGGCCTGCCGGTGCGCCGCCTGGAAAGCCTGTTGCTGATCCTGATCGGACTGGTGGTGGTGCTGACCGTGCAGCTGGTGGGCACCACCCTGAGCGTCAGCCTGCTGATCACCTCCAGCGCCGCCGCCCGCCTGCTGTCGCGCAGCCTGCCGCGCATGATCGCGCTGGCCGCCGCGCTGGGCACCGTGGGCGGCGTGGTGGGGTTGTACCTCAGCTATTACCTGGACACGGCGACGGGCGCCACCATCGTGCTGGTGAACACGGCGGTCTTCTTGCTGGTGCTGCTGTTCCGGCGGCGGGAGTAG
- a CDS encoding ABC-F family ATP-binding cassette domain-containing protein encodes MLLRCAEVARIYGDETVFEGVNVEIGAGERLALIGENGSGKSTLLRVLAGLDAPDAGTVTRVGRVALLAQHTESEAGTLLDAVTPPALWRARRAFEAASAALEQADDAALHAFAEAEETYRRAGGYDFAARAAGVLDGLGLDAGQDSARLSGGQTRRVMLARLLLSPADVYLLDEPTNHLDADGAAWLEGWIRASDAAFVLASHDRALLDAVAGRTAELERGTLSVYPGAYTAAMTVKATLRAAQERDHAAFRRKRAALEEERRRQASKGGVEENRNRAPDNDKFRSTFKAERGQQIFSARAKAMQRQIEHLDSYATAKPFQDRRTVRLELPPAPPGPSKVLTVRELSVCRAEATILAGVNLDVRRGDRIALTGPNGGGKSTLLGALLGTLPSTGEVRWGPGLTVYAAGQHGEEVSGLDTVGNALLDANPTLTPHQLHEVAARLQLPGGPAFPLAGLSGGQRTRLSLARLSVTRAGVLMLDEPTNHLDVRAIEALEGLLLNFPGTVLLASHDRALTRRVATRVWTVEGGGVRELQVDAPPAGVPTGSAPSPAPW; translated from the coding sequence GTGTTGTTGCGCTGTGCAGAAGTCGCCCGGATCTATGGCGACGAGACGGTGTTTGAAGGTGTGAATGTAGAGATCGGAGCGGGCGAACGCCTCGCGCTGATCGGGGAAAACGGCAGCGGTAAGAGTACGCTGCTGCGCGTACTGGCGGGGCTGGACGCGCCGGATGCGGGCACGGTGACGCGGGTGGGCCGGGTGGCCCTGCTGGCGCAGCACACGGAGTCGGAGGCGGGTACGCTGCTGGACGCCGTGACGCCCCCAGCATTATGGCGGGCGCGGCGGGCTTTCGAGGCGGCCTCTGCTGCGCTGGAACAGGCGGATGACGCGGCGCTGCACGCCTTCGCGGAGGCCGAGGAAACCTATCGGCGGGCTGGCGGCTACGACTTTGCGGCGCGGGCGGCGGGCGTGCTGGATGGTCTGGGCCTGGACGCGGGGCAGGACAGCGCCCGGTTGTCCGGCGGCCAGACCCGCCGCGTAATGCTGGCGCGGCTGCTGCTGTCGCCCGCCGACGTGTACCTGCTGGACGAACCCACCAACCACCTGGACGCGGACGGCGCGGCGTGGCTGGAAGGCTGGATTCGGGCCTCGGACGCGGCCTTCGTGCTGGCCAGCCATGACCGCGCCTTGCTGGACGCGGTGGCGGGACGCACGGCGGAACTGGAGCGCGGCACGCTGAGCGTGTACCCCGGCGCGTACACAGCGGCAATGACGGTCAAGGCGACGTTGCGGGCGGCGCAGGAGCGCGACCACGCCGCTTTCCGGCGCAAACGGGCAGCGCTGGAGGAGGAGCGGCGGCGGCAGGCCAGCAAGGGCGGGGTGGAGGAGAACCGCAACCGCGCCCCCGACAACGACAAGTTTCGCTCCACCTTCAAAGCGGAGCGGGGCCAGCAGATCTTCTCGGCCAGGGCAAAGGCGATGCAGCGGCAGATCGAGCATCTGGATTCTTACGCCACGGCCAAACCCTTTCAGGACCGCCGCACGGTGCGCCTGGAGTTGCCGCCCGCCCCACCCGGCCCCTCGAAAGTGCTGACGGTGCGCGAGTTAAGCGTCTGTCGCGCTGAGGCTACCATTCTGGCGGGGGTGAATCTAGACGTGCGGCGCGGCGACCGCATCGCCCTGACCGGGCCGAACGGCGGCGGCAAGAGCACGCTGCTGGGCGCCCTCCTGGGCACGCTGCCGTCCACGGGCGAGGTGCGCTGGGGGCCGGGGCTGACCGTCTATGCGGCGGGCCAGCACGGCGAGGAAGTGTCGGGGCTGGACACGGTGGGGAACGCGCTGCTGGACGCCAATCCCACCCTCACCCCGCACCAGTTGCACGAGGTGGCGGCGAGGCTGCAGCTGCCGGGCGGCCCCGCGTTTCCGCTGGCCGGGCTGTCGGGCGGCCAGCGCACCCGCCTGAGTCTGGCCCGCCTGAGCGTCACGCGGGCGGGGGTGCTGATGCTGGACGAACCGACGAACCACCTGGACGTGCGCGCCATTGAGGCGCTGGAAGGGCTGCTGCTGAACTTTCCCGGCACGGTGCTGCTGGCCAGCCATGACCGCGCGCTGACCCGGCGGGTGGCGACGCGGGTGTGGACGGTGGAGGGCGGCGGGGTACGTGAACTTCAGGTGGACGCTCCACCCGCCGGCGTTCCTACTGGAAGCGCACCGTCGCCAGCACCTTGGTAA
- the lepB gene encoding signal peptidase I, producing MNPASPASTSGSWRQAWRTWILGALLPVYLLTTFVGTLARVDGDSMQETLNSGDVLLLLKYPRWLRAWGLPTPYPRRGDLLVFRAPADSPYSFETLWGVRHRPYNIKRALALAGDTVVVQDGRVVVNGAPLAESYASEGFVQDQPPLRVPPGKVWVIGDNRRLGSSLDSRIYGPVDLRDVAGVGNLRLWPRPGLIRR from the coding sequence GTGAATCCGGCCTCCCCCGCATCAACTTCCGGCTCCTGGCGCCAGGCCTGGCGCACGTGGATTCTGGGGGCGCTGCTGCCGGTGTATCTGCTGACCACCTTCGTGGGCACGCTGGCGCGGGTGGACGGCGACTCGATGCAGGAGACCCTGAACAGCGGCGACGTGCTGCTGCTGCTGAAGTACCCGCGCTGGCTGCGGGCCTGGGGCCTGCCCACGCCGTACCCGCGCCGGGGCGACCTGCTGGTGTTCAGGGCGCCGGCAGACAGCCCCTACAGCTTCGAGACCCTCTGGGGGGTGCGCCACCGGCCCTACAACATCAAACGTGCCCTGGCGCTGGCCGGCGACACGGTGGTGGTGCAGGACGGGCGCGTGGTGGTCAACGGCGCCCCGCTGGCCGAGAGCTACGCCAGCGAGGGCTTCGTGCAGGACCAGCCCCCACTGCGGGTGCCGCCGGGCAAGGTCTGGGTCATCGGCGACAACCGCCGCCTGGGGTCCAGCCTAGACAGCCGCATCTACGGCCCGGTGGACCTGCGTGACGTGGCCGGTGTGGGCAACCTGCGGCTGTGGCCCCGGCCGGGGCTGATCCGGCGCTGA
- a CDS encoding FKBP-type peptidyl-prolyl cis-trans isomerase yields MSAPAQPQLKIEKYEEGDGVPAQTGKMVRVHYTGTLENGQQFDSSRDRGEPIEFPLGVGYVIPGWDQGIAQLRVGDRARLTIPAALGYGEAGVPGVIPGGATLIFDVELLDVR; encoded by the coding sequence ATGAGTGCTCCCGCGCAACCCCAGCTCAAGATTGAGAAATACGAAGAGGGCGACGGCGTCCCCGCCCAGACCGGCAAGATGGTCCGGGTGCACTACACCGGCACGCTGGAAAACGGCCAGCAGTTCGATTCCAGCCGTGACCGCGGCGAACCCATCGAGTTCCCGCTGGGCGTGGGCTACGTGATTCCCGGCTGGGATCAGGGCATCGCGCAGTTGCGGGTGGGCGACCGGGCCAGGCTGACCATCCCCGCGGCCCTCGGCTACGGCGAGGCGGGCGTGCCCGGCGTGATTCCCGGCGGCGCGACACTGATCTTCGACGTGGAACTGCTGGACGTGCGCTGA
- a CDS encoding TM2 domain-containing protein, with protein sequence MTHPDDQRPPADPPAEGEAQPARRPQGNAPSWVDDVLGKPATPTPPDGPDPDGPALGKPNLSKTPASGGDLRIPEPARPTPAPVPGPEDWISRVTGSPPPPSVQTPSAQIPSTLHGSVPQASPQPRPTAPDLDAWGEPQRPLFSPATQADERPVRPDVEGSAPTSDVAQKRLIAGLLGIFLGSLGVHKFYLGLNTQGLLILGVNVGVWILALLVGLLTLGLGLIITIPLAGLVSSALGLLGLIEGILYLTKSDTDFQRDYLVTRKPWL encoded by the coding sequence ATGACCCATCCAGACGATCAGCGGCCTCCGGCCGACCCACCGGCCGAGGGTGAGGCGCAGCCGGCACGCCGGCCCCAGGGCAATGCCCCCTCGTGGGTAGACGACGTGCTGGGCAAACCGGCCACGCCAACGCCCCCAGACGGTCCTGACCCAGATGGTCCTGCGCTAGGCAAGCCCAACCTCAGCAAGACCCCGGCTTCGGGGGGTGACCTGCGGATTCCCGAACCCGCGCGGCCCACTCCGGCCCCGGTGCCCGGTCCAGAGGACTGGATTTCCCGCGTCACGGGCAGCCCGCCCCCGCCCAGCGTCCAGACCCCCAGCGCCCAGATCCCCAGCACGCTGCATGGCAGCGTCCCGCAGGCCAGCCCTCAGCCGCGCCCCACCGCGCCGGACCTGGACGCCTGGGGGGAGCCGCAGCGGCCCCTGTTCTCGCCGGCCACCCAGGCGGACGAGCGGCCCGTCAGACCGGATGTGGAGGGGTCGGCGCCGACGAGTGACGTTGCCCAGAAACGCCTGATTGCCGGGCTGCTGGGGATTTTTCTGGGTAGCCTGGGCGTTCATAAATTCTACCTGGGCCTGAACACCCAGGGCCTGCTGATCCTGGGCGTCAACGTCGGCGTGTGGATTCTGGCCCTGCTGGTCGGCCTGTTAACGCTGGGCCTGGGGCTGATCATCACCATTCCGCTGGCCGGTCTGGTCAGCAGCGCGCTGGGGCTGCTGGGCCTGATCGAGGGCATCCTGTACCTGACCAAATCCGACACGGATTTCCAGCGGGACTATCTGGTGACCAGGAAGCCCTGGCTGTAA
- a CDS encoding aminotransferase class V-fold PLP-dependent enzyme: MSDPSPADLPDTDWGYETAAVQSSIPRGLGQTIGFPIHAAAAFQFDTLEQAQNEFENNTGLSYARLQNPTVRALESRITALEGGDSTVALASGQAATLTAILSACRAGDHVVSASSLFGGTTGMLSNILPLMGISATLVDNTPSAIRAAMQDNTRLVWAEMISNPAGDIADIGAFAEIAHELGALLAIDNTCGGVGYLCRPLQHGADIVAQSLTKWAGGHGSVMGGSVTVGTRHTLTRNPSYTDGGENSVLNVRGDAALAWRQRWLGASQLGMNLAPHSAFLIAQGLETLALRLSRECESALELARWLREQPSVGSVSYPGLEDHPFHAQAGRYLHGGHGAVLAFEVPDPAAFLSRLRVLRIAPNLGDVRTLVVHPWTTTHGRVPEAARRAAGVTPQTIRMSVGVEAVADLKADIAGALEERG; the protein is encoded by the coding sequence ATGAGCGACCCCTCCCCTGCCGACCTGCCCGACACCGACTGGGGCTACGAAACTGCTGCCGTGCAGTCCAGCATTCCGCGGGGGCTGGGGCAGACCATCGGCTTTCCCATCCACGCCGCCGCCGCCTTTCAGTTCGACACGCTGGAGCAGGCGCAGAATGAGTTCGAGAACAACACCGGCCTCAGCTACGCCCGGTTGCAAAATCCCACCGTTCGCGCCCTGGAAAGCCGGATCACCGCGCTGGAGGGCGGGGACAGCACGGTGGCCCTTGCCAGCGGCCAGGCCGCCACCCTCACCGCCATCCTGAGTGCGTGCCGCGCCGGGGACCATGTGGTCTCGGCGTCCAGCCTGTTCGGCGGCACCACCGGCATGCTCAGCAACATCCTGCCGCTGATGGGCATTTCCGCCACGCTGGTGGACAACACGCCCAGCGCCATTCGTGCCGCCATGCAGGACAACACCCGGCTGGTCTGGGCCGAGATGATCAGCAATCCGGCCGGGGACATCGCCGACATCGGGGCGTTCGCTGAAATCGCACATGAACTCGGTGCTCTGCTGGCCATCGACAACACCTGCGGGGGCGTGGGCTACCTGTGCCGTCCGCTGCAGCACGGGGCCGACATCGTGGCGCAGTCGCTGACCAAGTGGGCGGGCGGCCACGGCAGCGTCATGGGCGGCAGCGTCACGGTTGGCACGCGGCACACCCTGACCCGCAACCCCAGCTACACCGACGGCGGCGAGAACAGCGTCCTGAACGTGCGCGGGGACGCGGCGCTGGCGTGGCGGCAGCGCTGGCTGGGGGCCAGTCAGCTGGGCATGAACCTGGCCCCCCACAGCGCGTTTTTAATCGCGCAGGGGCTGGAAACGCTGGCGCTGCGGCTGTCACGCGAATGCGAGAGCGCGCTGGAACTGGCCCGCTGGCTACGGGAGCAGCCCAGCGTGGGCAGCGTCAGCTATCCGGGCCTGGAAGACCACCCCTTTCATGCCCAGGCGGGGCGCTACCTGCACGGCGGGCACGGCGCAGTGCTGGCCTTTGAGGTGCCGGACCCCGCCGCCTTCCTGTCGCGGCTGCGCGTGCTGCGCATTGCCCCCAACCTGGGCGACGTCCGGACCCTGGTTGTGCACCCCTGGACCACCACCCACGGGCGCGTTCCCGAAGCCGCCCGCCGCGCCGCCGGGGTCACCCCCCAGACCATCCGCATGAGCGTGGGCGTGGAGGCCGTCGCCGACCTGAAGGCGGATATCGCGGGGGCACTGGAGGAGCGGGGCTGA
- the mscL gene encoding large conductance mechanosensitive channel protein MscL yields the protein MVRGFQKFLLRGNLVDLAVGVLIGAAFGKLVDSFTSGLILPIIGIFGGVPDFTALTFTVNGSIFKYGAFLTSLLSFILTAAIIYFFVIIPFNHLIERFKREDKAAVAQPSNEEKLLAEIRDAIRGKV from the coding sequence ATGGTGCGTGGATTTCAGAAGTTCCTGTTGCGCGGCAACCTCGTAGACCTTGCTGTCGGCGTGCTGATTGGGGCGGCCTTCGGCAAACTGGTGGATTCCTTCACCAGCGGCCTGATCCTTCCGATTATTGGCATTTTCGGCGGGGTGCCGGACTTCACGGCGCTGACCTTCACGGTCAACGGCAGCATCTTCAAGTACGGCGCGTTCCTGACCTCGCTGCTCAGCTTCATTCTGACGGCGGCCATCATCTACTTCTTCGTCATCATTCCCTTCAACCACCTGATCGAGCGCTTCAAGCGCGAGGATAAGGCAGCGGTGGCCCAGCCCAGCAACGAGGAAAAACTGCTGGCCGAGATCCGCGACGCCATCAGGGGCAAGGTCTGA
- a CDS encoding cysteine hydrolase family protein has product MSLTPTALLFLSVQRWRLEGHPHERELARGWARAVDEARAGGQLIVLLQWDGAADTPGETFGKGWTLHPDFRAEAGDLLIRAMLPDAFAHTDLAAELHARAVRDLVLLARPDAPEAAATAGSAQAAGFTVRVLDLPALA; this is encoded by the coding sequence ATGTCCCTGACCCCCACGGCCCTGCTGTTCCTCAGCGTGCAGCGCTGGCGTCTGGAAGGCCACCCGCACGAGCGGGAACTGGCACGCGGGTGGGCGCGGGCGGTGGATGAGGCCCGCGCGGGCGGGCAGTTGATCGTGCTGCTTCAGTGGGACGGCGCGGCCGACACGCCGGGCGAGACCTTCGGCAAGGGCTGGACGCTGCACCCCGATTTCCGGGCTGAGGCGGGTGACCTGCTGATCCGCGCCATGCTGCCGGACGCCTTTGCCCATACCGATCTGGCTGCTGAACTGCACGCCCGCGCCGTCCGCGATCTGGTGCTGCTGGCCCGGCCGGACGCCCCGGAAGCGGCGGCCACCGCCGGGTCAGCCCAGGCCGCCGGCTTTACCGTGCGCGTGCTGGACCTTCCTGCCCTGGCCTGA
- the trmH gene encoding tRNA (guanosine(18)-2'-O)-methyltransferase TrmH, translating into MTPERYAKILRVLSKRQPTLTVLMDQVNKPHNLSAIVRTCDAVGVLTAHAVPPGNGKPLDFEGNTFEATSGSAHKWVRVQTHADTLETVRELQGQGVQVLATHLSQRSVDYREADYTRPTCVLLGAEKWGVADAAADAADGNIIIPMFGMVQSLNVSVAAATILFEAQRQRLAAGMYEAPQLAPEELARLAFEWGYPELAPAYRERGEPYPALDEHGQMLG; encoded by the coding sequence ATGACCCCCGAGCGCTACGCCAAGATTCTGCGGGTGCTGAGCAAACGCCAGCCCACCCTGACCGTCCTGATGGATCAGGTCAACAAACCCCACAACCTCTCGGCCATTGTCCGCACCTGCGACGCGGTGGGGGTGCTCACCGCCCACGCCGTGCCGCCGGGCAACGGCAAGCCGCTGGACTTTGAGGGCAACACCTTCGAGGCCACCTCCGGCAGCGCGCACAAGTGGGTGCGGGTCCAGACGCACGCGGACACGCTGGAGACCGTGCGTGAATTGCAGGGGCAGGGCGTGCAGGTGCTGGCCACGCACCTCTCGCAGCGCAGCGTGGACTACCGCGAGGCCGACTACACCCGGCCCACCTGCGTGCTGCTGGGCGCCGAGAAGTGGGGCGTGGCCGACGCGGCGGCGGACGCGGCGGACGGCAACATCATCATCCCCATGTTCGGCATGGTGCAGAGCCTGAACGTCTCGGTGGCGGCGGCCACCATCCTGTTCGAGGCGCAGCGACAACGGCTGGCGGCGGGCATGTACGAGGCGCCCCAGCTTGCGCCAGAGGAGCTGGCGCGGCTGGCCTTCGAGTGGGGCTATCCGGAGCTGGCCCCCGCGTACCGCGAGCGCGGCGAGCCGTACCCGGCGCTGGACGAGCACGGGCAGATGCTGGGCTGA
- a CDS encoding MBL fold metallo-hydrolase, whose translation MSASTPVSSPASAAARPTRHVTSGGTRVYTLSVPAFPHFAANVFVVVRGEPAAPTYTALVDAGGSHEASTAALEAGLEAIRRDYSETVAWETLDRVVVTHPHPDHVAGLPFVRSRTAAPVAAHEGAVQTLEHPQGDPVTRQADMEGHIRWLGLTGGGTEAEYAERLRRRARNTMLPEAVRVQTVLRDGDVLDDVFTVIHTPGHDGSQVCLRVDDLLLSADHLLPRNSPPLMPERAQRGAGLRHYLASLDRIEALDGVGVALGGHDGPMHDWQGRIQSLRDRYDDKLRAVLDAAAAPVTVHDLTHALHPRLRPMQAILLLDQTAALAEYLTARGDLVETRREDGAALFTRA comes from the coding sequence ATGAGTGCCTCCACCCCCGTCTCTTCCCCGGCCTCCGCAGCGGCGCGGCCCACCCGCCACGTCACGTCCGGCGGCACGCGGGTCTACACGCTGAGCGTGCCGGCCTTTCCGCACTTCGCCGCGAACGTGTTCGTGGTGGTGCGGGGCGAGCCTGCCGCGCCCACCTACACTGCGCTGGTGGACGCCGGGGGGAGCCACGAGGCCAGCACCGCCGCGCTGGAGGCAGGGCTGGAGGCCATTCGCCGCGACTACAGTGAGACGGTGGCCTGGGAGACCCTGGACCGCGTGGTGGTCACGCACCCGCACCCGGACCATGTGGCGGGGCTGCCGTTCGTTCGCAGCCGGACCGCCGCGCCCGTCGCCGCGCATGAGGGAGCCGTTCAGACCCTCGAACACCCGCAGGGCGACCCGGTCACGCGGCAGGCCGACATGGAGGGGCACATCCGCTGGCTGGGGCTGACCGGCGGCGGAACGGAAGCCGAGTACGCCGAACGTCTGCGCCGCCGCGCCCGCAACACCATGCTGCCGGAAGCGGTGAGGGTGCAGACCGTCTTGAGAGACGGCGACGTGCTGGACGACGTGTTCACAGTGATTCACACCCCCGGCCACGACGGCTCGCAGGTGTGCCTGCGCGTGGACGATCTGCTGCTCAGCGCCGATCACCTGCTGCCGCGCAACTCGCCGCCGCTGATGCCAGAGCGTGCTCAGCGCGGGGCCGGGCTGCGACACTACCTCGCCTCACTGGACCGCATCGAGGCGCTGGACGGCGTGGGCGTGGCCCTGGGCGGGCACGACGGCCCCATGCACGACTGGCAGGGCCGCATCCAGAGCCTGCGGGACCGCTACGACGACAAGCTGCGTGCCGTGCTGGACGCTGCTGCCGCGCCGGTCACTGTCCATGACCTGACCCACGCGCTGCACCCACGCCTGCGCCCCATGCAGGCCATCCTGCTGCTGGACCAGACGGCGGCGCTGGCCGAATACCTGACGGCACGGGGGGATCTGGTGGAGACCCGGCGGGAAGACGGGGCGGCGTTATTTACGCGGGCATGA